A region of the Amycolatopsis sp. cg13 genome:
TTCAGACCCCGTTCCAGGGGGGTCCCCTTTTCGGCCCGCAGGGGCAACCGCCCTGGTCAGCCGCAGTGACCCACGGTGAACCCGGCGAGCGGGAGCCAGCGCGACGGCAGTTGGGCAGCGCAGAAGCCGCAGTGACCTGCGCGACACCCGCATAGCCACCGTACCCCGGAAATGACAAAACCCCGGCTTCTCCGAAAAAGATCTCGGTGAAGCCGGGGTGCAAGGGTGGCTAACGGGGCTCGAACCCGCGACCTCCTGGACCACAACCAGGTGCTCTACCAGCTGAGCTATAGCCACCATCTGGCAAAAAGATCTCGCGATCGCCTTGCTGGAAGCAATCCTAGCGGGTGCCCGCGAGCGCTTTTCAGGGGGTCACCCTCGGTGGCGTTCCAGCACTTCGGCGGCGGCGGCTTTGGCCTCGTCGCTCGTCGGGCCGGGCTGGGGGACGAAGGCGATCGCGCGGTAGTACTCGAGTTCGCCGACGGACTCCTTGATGTCCGCGAGCGCGCGGTGGGCCAGGCCTTTTTCCGGCTTGGCGTAGTAGATCCGCGGGTACCAGCGGCGTACGAGCTCCTTGACCGACGACACGTCGACCATCCGGTAGTGGAGGTGGCTGTCGAGCGCGGGCATGTCGCGGGCGATGAACCCGCGGTCGGTCGCGATCGAGTTGCCGGCGAGCGGCGCGCTGGCCGGGTCCGGCACCCATTCGCGGATGTACTCCAGCACGCGCTGCTCGGCCTCGGCCAGCGTGGTCGTCGAGGCGCGGACTTCTTCGGTGAGGCCGGACTTGGCGTGCATGTCGTGGACGACCTGCGGCATGCCGTCGAGCTCGGCGTCGTCGGCGTGGATGACGATGTCGACGCCCTCGCCCAGCACGTTCAGGTCGGCGTCGGTCACCAGCGCGGCTATTTCGATCAACGCGTCCTTGCCGAGGTCGAGCCCCGTCATCTCGCAGTCGATCCAGACAAGATGGTCGTTCACCCGCACCACCCTAACCCGACACGGGGATATCAGCGGCGTCACCTGGGCTTCCGGCGCGTTACGCTCGGTCAGCCAGTGCAACGAGGTGTGATTTCGGACTCGGAACGGGGTGCGGCCAGTGGCCGAGCAAGCGTCGGGACCAGCGGCGGAGATCGCGCAGGGATACGTAAGCGACGGGGCGGCCGTCGAACTGGGCGCGGTGGTGATCGACGGGAAGACGGAAGCGTCGGCCGCGGTCCGGTTGCCGCTGGCGACGCTGAACCGGCACGGCCTGGTCGCGGGCGCGACCGGCACCGGCAAGACCAAGACGCTCCAGCTGATCTCTGAGCAGCTGTCCGCGGCCGGGGTTCCGGTGGTGCTCGCCGACGTCAAGGGCGACCTGTCCGGGCTGTCCGCGCCCGGCGAGGCGAGCGACCGCACCGCGAAACGGTCCGCGGAACTGGGCGACGACTGGGCGCCGGCAGGCGGTCCGGTGCAGTTCCTGTCGCTCGGCACCAGCGGCACCGGGATTCCGGTGCGCGCGACGATCACCAGCTTCGGGCCGGTGCTGCTGTCGAAGGTGCTGGGGCTGAACGAGACGCAGGAATCGACGCTCGGCCTGATCTTCCACTGGGCCGACCAGCGCGGTCTCGCCTTGCTGGACACCAAGGACCTGCGGTCGGTCATCACGCATCTGACCAGCGACGAGGGCAAGGAAGACCTCAAGGGCATCGGCGGGGTGTCCGCGGCGACGGCGGGC
Encoded here:
- the orn gene encoding oligoribonuclease, with amino-acid sequence MNDHLVWIDCEMTGLDLGKDALIEIAALVTDADLNVLGEGVDIVIHADDAELDGMPQVVHDMHAKSGLTEEVRASTTTLAEAEQRVLEYIREWVPDPASAPLAGNSIATDRGFIARDMPALDSHLHYRMVDVSSVKELVRRWYPRIYYAKPEKGLAHRALADIKESVGELEYYRAIAFVPQPGPTSDEAKAAAAEVLERHRG